Genomic DNA from Setaria italica strain Yugu1 chromosome V, Setaria_italica_v2.0, whole genome shotgun sequence:
GCAAACCAACCACCGCGGCACCACTTGTCCAGTCCGGCCTCGCCAATCCGATCCAGCAGCCATGGCCTCCCGCTGCCGGCGGTCGCAGAGCCCCGCCCTGCTCGCGCTCGCCGTGCTCTCCTGCCTGCAGCTCGCCCTCCCCGCCGCGTCGCAGCTGTCGCCGACGACGACCCGGCCTCTCCCGCGCCCCACCGCCACGACCACGACAACGACACCGCTGGAAGCGGGTAGCGGAGAGgtcgccggcagcggcgacatcggcggcgtcgcggggcgcgcgtGCACGTACACGGTGCAGATCAAGACGAGCTGCTCGTCCCCGCGGAGGTCCCCGGACGCGGTGAGCCTGGCGTTCGGCGACACGTACCGGAACGAGGTGTACGCGGCGCGGGTGACGCCGGCGCGCGGGTTCGAGCGGTGCGCCAAGGACACGTTCAGGGTGACCGGGCCCTGCGGCTACGGCGTCTGCTACCTCTACCTCCGCcgcaccggcggcgtcgggtGGACGCCCGAGTGGGTCAGGGTGTACGAGCCCACCTCCAGCACGCCCTCCACCTTCTACTACGGCGACCCGCTCTCCAACGGCGTCTGGTACGGCACCaaccgctgcctccgccgcggcgccggtggcggcgcctcCTCCGAGCCTGTCGTTGCCGCGGCGCAGGCGCTGCGACTGTGACGACGGCCGGTGAGCGGTTTTGCCTGCACGCGGTGGATGATGATGCAGGGGCAGAGAACCTCCCGTGGCGCTCCTGTTCTGTCTTGGTGTGATGATTGGTGGGGAACGGGTGGCGTTTCGGAGAAATCATTTGGGTCGCTactattttttctatttttgttgtACGGTTGGGTTTCTGCTACGTATGCTCGAACTGTGGCCATGATAATCCTGATCGGACTTTGTACTTTCTAGCAATAAAACCGATCCAAGAAAGAGATTTGCTCTATGATAGAAGGGTACGAAAGCCTACGAAGGATTAAATTGAATATCTTGCAGAATCTAAGTTTCGAAGCAAATTGATATTCCGTTCGTTCcatcgtttcaaattgtaggtcgatACAGTGTATGtctaaatgtataataatatttataaatttagaaaaatcaaaacaacttaGATATATTAATTGATGTATTAGTGTTGTTCCTGTATTCCATGCTCTCAGCTCTCTCCAAGTGACCCTTGTTTTCGTATGAATGTCTCCAATCCGTTCCAAAATGGCAGCCATTTTGTTATCGGAAATGTCTAATCGCGACAGATACAACTTGAGCCAGTCAAATTTTGGACGGCGTACAACATAAATTCTTTTTTACCACGGGCACGTGCGTGCTGATGGGCTGCTGTGCAGCTGAGAATAGGAAAAAGGAAACGGCCCACGTCTTGGGCTGCTGGGCCACTCGCTGGTTGTAGCCAAGCGATCCAACAGTCGTGTTTGGATACGCTTCTCCTAATCATGTTTGATTATAATCTAAATAAAGATTTTCTCGCCTCTTGTTTTTcccttctcgtagttcaaatctctGAAGCAGCTTACCACGTAACCGAGAATTAGTGAAAATAAGTAAAGCATTTGGCGGGATTCTCgtttatttccaccgataagccgcttataagcagAAACAAACGGACTCAACAAAATCCTATTTCATGTCTAAAAAAGATCCTATTCCATTCTCATGCTTTCCTGCCTTTAAAGGGGTTGCCATTTTGCTTCTGGAAATGCGTGATCACGGCAGATGTGTGACCAAATGTGCTCCGATATAGGAACGCCATATCGGAGGGAGGAGACAAACCAGCGGAACATTCTCATTTCCATATATAATAAATCACTGCTTATTTAAATCACGTCAAGATGGAGATTTAGTATCTAATCACCGGTTGATATCAAACCGTGATCCTCACCTAGTCACCTGTGTTTCTCCCTATAAAAACAGTATCTTTCACCCCATAAAGCTCGTCCATTTtgtgtggaaaaaaaaaaaccaaatggAGACATCTGCAGTAAGGCATATCATCATCCTGCTGcttgtgctgctggtccttcGATCATCAGCACTAGGCCAGAAACAGATCTACAACGTCCTCAACTTCCATGCGCATGGGGATGGCAAGAGAGATGATGCACAGGTAACAGCACGAACACCATTGATTGAATTGAATCGCTTGCTTCTGCTGCAATCGTGTCGCTTCTTGCATTTCTGATTCCCCTCCGTCCTCCTCACTGTCGAAAAGGCGTTCTTGGCGGCATGGCAAGCGGTTTGCGGCGACCAGCGCACGGCGATCATGGTCGTCCCGGCAGGAAGGACGTTCTTGCTGAACCAGGTTTCGTTTCAGGGTCCCTGCAAGTCACCGGTCACAGTACAGGTAATTAACACATTGTTTGGCCATTCAGAATGATTAGCACAGGAATTGAAACACACCAGCTGAGCTCGTAATCTGCAGCTGGATGGCAACGTTGTGGCACCAAACCACATTTGGACAAGAAAATCTGCCAACCTCCTGACCTTCCTCGGCGTCGACGACTTGACGATGGATGGGAATGGTGAGATCGACGGCCAAGGCGCCATCTGGTGGGATTGCTATAACCGAAAGGTAGGCTGCTTCAGGCTCCATCGTATACCagttgcatacttgcatttcTTCATCTGATTCTTGAAAACAACCTGACATGTTTCTCACTTTGACAGAGATGCGACAACCGCCCTATTGTAAGTAGACACGCAACATTCCCTTCAATTTAGTTCCAAACTAGTCAGGCAGACATGTAACTGTGTGCAACTCATGGTGTGTTGATGTAAATCAGTTGCTGGGTTTCGCACGGTGTAACAATCTAAAGGTGAGGAGGATACATCTGAAGAACAGTGCAGACAAGCACATGACCTTGTTCCAGTGCAGCCAGGTGAGTGTGGACAACGTCTCCATAACTGCCCCAGCTGATAGCCCCAACACAGACGGCATAACTGTTGCATTTTCTAACAACACCTACATCTCCAACTGCTCCATCCAAACAGGTCAAAAAACTTTCCCTGTGTGTAATTAGAACATTGCAATATAGTATACGAGTATGTAACTAAATCGACAATGAGTCACACAAATGAATGCTGACATTGGGCAAATGCAGGAGATGACTGTGTATCAGTCCTATCATTCACGAAAAATGTTACTGTCACTACCAGCAGGTGTGGGCCTGGTCATGGCATCAGGTAAGAACACATGTCCACTTGTACAGGCATCTGCCTTCTATTTTTTGACCAGCTTCTCTAGTAATCTGCACTGTGCTCAATTTCTGATCTTATGTAGTGTGGGGAGTCTGGGAAGATCTGAGACAGCGATGGTGGAACAAATTACGGTATCTAATTGCAGCTTTGTTGGGACTATGACTGGTGTGAGGATCAAATCCTGGCAGGTAATGAAGATTGAGTTAAATGCATTTCATTTGTGATGAGATTGCATTGCACACACCTTGTATATATATGCTCTATGTAAACCATAGGCCACACCAGCAGCATACCATCTAATGTATGAAGTTATGAATGCAGGGTGGGAAGGGCTATGCAAAAGGATTCCTTTTTGAGAGCCTCAACATGACTGAAGTTCAGTATCCTATTGTCATTGACCAGTTCTACTGTCCACAGGGAAATTGTCCTACAAAGGTCAGGCATGGTAAACATATTATTATGCTTATTGTTCAGTAGATTCGTTCGCTAAAACAAAGGCTGAAATGTATCTGCACTTAACTGTGTTTGTAGCACGGTGGTGTGGCAATAAGCGACGCAAATTTATCGACATCCAAGGGACATCCTCTGAGCATGATGCGATCAGATTACTGTGCAGCCAAAGTGTTCATTGCAAAGACATCTATCTCAGTAACATTAACCTCTCTTGGGTGAATCATACTGCCCCAGCAAATGCCACTATTTTGAACGCCCATGGAACCACTGAGGGCATAGTGTTACCAAGAATACAGTTTTCAAACACTTTGTAGCTAATACTCTTCAGTGCTATCACTTACAAAATTTTTGCTTAGATGAGTGCTTTGTACAAGTACTAAACTACGATATGATCCTATCGATGGTTCATGCTACATCATGTATGCAGATTATTGATATCTAATCATATAAACTAGGTATCAAGGTCTTGGTGCAGCAATTCACAATATCTCACATGCTTCCGTTTTGGATCGGCCAAACACAATGTACCTGTTGTTTGCAACATTGTCGTATGCGAAGTCCCTCAGGAACCTAATTATCGCAACAGAATCAGTATGAGTGATTTTCATCTGTGTTGTAAAATCGATTACTTTTGTTAAACAAAAACGAGCTGTGCACAAATTAAGCTGAGCAGGGAGAGGGGGAAACTTACAGAGGGACAAACTTGAGGAAGATTGCGAGCTGAGGGAAGGGCAGGTTGAGGTACTCCATTATCCTCAGCACTGCTTCAGACTTGATGTAGGACCTGCAAAAACCATAGTAATAAGATAAGATTACCACTTCATACATAAACAACCAAGCAGCATACTAATCaacaattcttttcttttttctttttttaattttgaaacGACTAATCAACAATTCTTGAAGAAAGCTTATGGTTGGCCACCTATCCTTCTCGACGAGAACAACGCTGGAGATGTCGTCGGGGGATCTTCCTGACCTCTGCAAGAGCTTCCTCCCCGACTCGCTCTGCAGGGGCACGTACCTGATGCTCCTGTCGGTTAAAATTGCAAATCCATCAGCTGAAGTGCTGAACGCATCAGCAACTCAAATTGCCCAAATGCTGATCGAGTGATCAGTGGCACGCCAGGTGTGAGAATTAAGCAGGGCGGATTTACCTGTTGTGGTCGTGCTCCCGCACGAACCGGACGCCCCCGTTGCAGAGGTTGCAAACGCCTGCACACAGTGACGCAGAGCATGAGACTCGCAGATTGAAGGTTTTCGTAGAAGAGAGTGGGCGGAATCATGGACGGGAAGGGAGCAGGGGTCTTCGGCGAGCACCGTCGAAGAGCATGATGGGCCTGGTGTCGGAGGGCTGGAAGAACTCGGCGTCCGTGGCCACCTTCATGGAGTCCTCCGCCCGagccccggcggccgccgccgccacctgcaaCCTCGGCCACCGCCCTCCCCGTGCGGCGGCTTGCggcggctgccgccgcggcAGGAGGCCGTGCCGTCGGTGGAGCGGCAGGGTGGGCGACGCGTAGTACCAGGAGGAGCACTGAGCGGCGGTTGCCATCGTCCTCGGCTCGGCTGCGACTGCGACTGCGAAGCGCTGAGGTTGCGAAAGATTTGCCAGACTCCGGACTACGGAGACTGGAGAGTGGAGAGAGACGTGTGGTGGACTCCACCCCTAGAGCTTGGTGCACATGCTTCGACGTGGCGCGTCCAAGCAGCTCATAAATTGTTCAGTAGGAGTAAATAAAAGGGATAATCAGATAAAAGAGTACACAAAATCCTTCTTAGGCTAATTGTTGTTTCCAAAAGTGCCGCATTATCTTGAGAACTTTAATAAGTAGATGAATGAAATAACCCTCCACAATGCAACACTTTCCAGTTTCATCTACTGTAACTTTCTTAATAACTCTAATGCCGTGGCATCGCATTTAATGATGACTTTCATTGGAAGTAGCCTTAGAATGTGCAAGATTGAACTAATTTATTGACATTCTTGCATTTTAAGCTGGTTTTATTTGCATCGCCAGAGAGCAAAGATCTTGTCATATTTACAGTCTTTGCATAAATTTGGTCAAGGAAAGGTAATATGTGAGGCTTAAGGCTTCAAATTAAGATGAAAATTTGCATCTGCACCAGACAGACAGGCACCAGGCTTGTTAACAAAGCACCACCAGGCTTTGTCAAGAACATTCAACTAACACAAACAAAGCCAGAGAAACAAATAAGCTGGCTGTCCAAAATCTGAGGAGATCATCATCATACATCAGTCGATGAGCTCACAGGCACTGCCATGAGAATGCAGTCAAACAAGAACGCGTGCCATCTATCATGCACGCGGTATTAAACAACACTAACAGAGCACAACAACAGATGCTTGTCGCTGGAACTTTTTATTAAGCCTGCTGCTCTTCACCATCTTTCACTTCTCCCCTCTCTTCCGCGGCAGCGGCCATCAGCTCATCGAATTTGTCGCTCTTCCCCAACACTATCTCAATCTGAGGGAATTAATGCCAATGTCAGTTCAATTCGCAGAACAGGGAAAATCACATGCATTTAAAGATGTGGAATGAACAAATCGGCAAAACCAAATAGTTCACACTTACCTTGGCCTTTTGGAATGGGCGGCCTCTAGATTCGTCATTTATTTCCACAGTAGATGTTCTAATCTCTATGGAGAACAAAAACACGAAGGGAAAATTCAGAGTGCAGAACAATGAATCATGTGAATGTACGCACAAGCAGGTTGGTTGAATATCTAATCAACagggaaaaaaatgagagagaagTTCTTACTCTTTTCAATAGCAAACCCATTATTCTTCAGAATCTCCGCCACGGTCACAACTGTCGCTATGGCTGGAAACAGAACAATCAACTTGGTTAGCTTTGCCTGAAACAGTACTCTAGTGCAGATAATCAGGTAACAAATGGCAATGGACTAAGGTTTATTTAtatatcaagaaaaaaaaatcaaaatacacCAAGTACAACATGAACAGTCAGTCTATGGTGCAAGCAGAGACGATTGAAGTGCGCATGGTTAGGTCCTCTATGTAAGTGCAAGCATGTATTTCATAGAAACACCACTAGGGTTTTGTGACCGATGATTATGGTTGTTTTCTGCATCTCTAGTGGCTACTTAGAATATAGTTGGATTGAAATAAAATCCTCAGAATCAAATTCCAAAATCCCCCAACATAGTTCTTGGCCAAAACCCAAGCGGACATGGCTATCGGATATGAAAATATTGTGCCTCTGTCTGTGATTACACCAGAAGACGAGAGCCATTTAATAACAAGAGCAAATATCACCTGAGTGTATAGTTGCAGCACTTATTTGAAGCTGTGCTCCAGCGTGTTATATCTATTAACATGAGATAAGTGCCGACAAGAAACACCAAATGTCACATACAGGAGACATTAGGGTTTAGCAATAACCAACACAGATCCAACATTCAGACACAAGGACGGCGGATTCTTGCATCTTGCACATCATAATATGTCAGCATACTTAATAGACTAAATTCAAGTGGACGAGGAACCCATTCCGAGCACATCTAAACCTAAAATCTTTACATAACGACGTGAGCGGAGATGTCTAAATTACTCCATCACTAAATCGAAAATCAGAAAGAAGGGCGAAGGATTGATATAGAGGCTCACCCATTCCGAGCGCGGAGAGCTCAACATCGCCGTGCTGCTGCATATACCTCTGCAACCAACCAACCATACCAGTCAGGAGTCATGAACCGGAGGGCAGGAAGACCACGGAAGGAGGCGTCTAGGGCAAAGGGAGCAGCCGTACCTTGGCGAGGTTGACGTAGAAGAAGAGGGGCTTCTTGGTGTTGGACACCTGGATGCGGTTGCtgctcccgccgctgccgcccctctTCTGCCCCTCCCCGCCGTTGCCGGCGCCTGACGCCGCCGCATCCCCGGCGACGCTGAGGTTCTTCACGCCCTCGGTGATCTCCTCCACCACCATATTCGCTAGCTACcacaccgcgccgcgccgccgccgccgcaaccggATCGATGGATGGATTGGTTTCCTTCCTGTGGTGgagcgccgcctccctctctctcgtCTCGTGTCTTCTCGGCGTTGCGGCGGTTGTTTGGTTGGCGAGGCAGGAACGTGTAAAAGACGAGAGCCCAAGCGGCGTGGTCCGGCCCAACGCCCGCCCCCCGCGCGTCCTTTTCTGGCGGGCCAAGCACCATTACGTTTTGGCCCGTAGTTTCCTCGTTTCGGCCCAAGTGGATTCCGTAGCCGGGAGCCCACTGCAGGAGGAAGCGGCCCACGCGCGCGGCATTGCTGGCAGAAGAGAAGATTCCACTCGCCGGCGGGCCGCCGGCACACGGCCGGCGAGGGCCGCGGCTCTCCGATGATCCACCACGGTGTGCGTGCACGAGGGGAAAACGACAAGTGGTCTCGACTCTGCTAGTGGTTGGTGTCacttggcggcggcgccgcggtaTCGGTCAATGCTTGTTCACGGGTTGGTTTGAAACCGTTGAACCCGTACCGGACCAGATGTTTGCATGGGTTTCGTCTGGTTTGTGGTTCCAACCCGTAGTATGTGCAGAAGCAGCTTGAGTTCACACGGGTTAGAAATCGTGAAACCAGGTAAAACTTGCATCTTATCCTGCACCTCCGACGGAAGCAGTAAAGAGGATAAGATGGTCATGAACTCCCTCCGACGGAAGCAGTAAAGAGGATAAAATGGTCATGAACTCGCAAACACATCATCACATCAGCCGTCCCACTCGCACCCTGCCACCAGGCCGCCACGCGCGGAGCCTCCGTGGGATCCGGCCTTCGCCCGCCGATCTGCCTCATGATCGTCCGTTGGAGCTGCGCAGCTCGACTAGGCCGTCGACCCGGGGATGAGCACCACCGGGCGTACCCCCGCCCGCCGATCTGCCTCATGATCGTCCGTTGGAGCTGCGCAGCTCGACTAGGCCGTCGACCCGGGGATGAGCACCACCGGGCGTACCCCCAGGGCGTGCGCTCTGCTCACCTTGCTAGCCAGGTCATGCGCTCGCCGGGTCCTCTTGCAGCTGGGGCCACTACCCCATGCCGTTGCTGCCGCCGGTCGCGCGCTGCTATGAGCTGAGCCGTGGCACTCCTCTGTTGCGGCCACCGCATTTGCCCGTATTGCTTCTTCTGTGCCAGCGGCTGCACCGGAGCTACATAGCCTGCAGAGCTGGCCACAGCTGCCCGCGCGCTGCGCTGCTCTGGAGCTTTGCCACTCGTACGAGTTAGCCGCGCTGGAGCTTCGCAGCTTGCCCAAGCTTCTCACGCGTCAGCAGCTGCCCCGAAATAGTGTCACATAGTTTGTTGTAGGGAATACGAGAAGCAGCGTTTCGTGCAAGCGTAAACTGAGGAAGCTTGCTGGTAAatcctaaaagaaaaaaaaaagcttgctAGTTCTAAACCATTCGTAGAACTAACCCACCTAACCCACTGAGTTACTCCTCGACAAACCACATGAAATCAGACCGGCCCAGATCAACCGTCGACCGTCAGGTTGGTTTGAAAAACCAGTCAAAACCGGTGTAACCCGTTAGTGCGGTCATCATCCGATCCGGCGGCGTGGCCCGGTGGCCGGTTGCTCGGTAGGGAAGGGGGTGACCACAGTGACCAGGGTGGTGTCATGGCGTGGCATATGCATGCTGCAGGGCAGCTGTCGTCTGATGACCAGAATAATAGCCACCATCCAACAACCttcttcttatttctttttttttttctctaaaaaaacaACTTTGTTCTTATTTTGTAGGTGCATGCATGTAGAAATATAAAATAGGTGCCACACTGATTCGCGAACATGCATGAGCAGCGAGCTGGCTGGCGTGATTCGATCACGAAACAAACACTGATTCACCGACCTCTTGAGACTTGCATCCTCATGCATCTGACCCTTGTTCCCAACTTGCAACAAGTTTCTATCATGGCTAACAGGTCATCAGATGAGCGCATCACTAATAAGTGGATGAGATGGGCAGCAGTCTTAGTTTATCCCCCACCAGCTGCTCTGCTAGCAGCAGGCCCTAGCAACAAATTAACAAGATCGAGCTGCTTGGACTCCGAATGATGATGAATGTTTGACGGTTCCGGGCGTTATATAaagataataaatatataaatgtTGGGAGTAATCATGGGAGGAGTTGGCATGCAGACAGCAACCGTGCAGTATGGGCGCATGGTCTGTAGCTGTGCAATTGTGGAAGCACGGTGGTTTCACTACATATTTGGTGCGATATGCAACACATAGTGGTTTTGGTGTGGAGTTTCTATAACGTATTTTAtaaataattatatatatatataattatatctACACGGTTACATGCGTGTAGTACTCGAggtaggcaggcaggcaggccgcGAGCTATAATTATTATTATCAATACGAACCTCACATGCTCTACTGATGCGCGTCCAGCTACTATACACCAGCACCCGGAAATGCAATTGGTTAATTACTAGTAGTCGTTAACTACTAATCCGTTCACATGATGGTcagggcaggcaggcagccacCAACCCGATCCGCGAGCTATTCATGCACGTCAAGTCTGTCAAAAGAAGAGAAATTACCGTAATTTTGGCAAGTCAAACATAAGAACTAACATGCCCATATTTTCATCACAATGCAAGCAACTTGTTTTttcaacatatatatatacatatatatatatatatatatatatatatatatatatatatatatatatatatatatatatatatatatacacatatgtTGTTCGAAATGGACCCCAGCTTGCGGTGGCACTATAGCTAGCACTTGCACTTTAGTTATTGGTCATACTTGAGATGCACAGGCACCAACTttgaaaaatataccaaatgaAACGCAGTGGTGCCCCGGAGATTCAAGTTGATCGATGCACATATAAATACAGATATACATATACTATACGGTTTTAACATATATAGGTCATGTTGGAGAGTTGGAGTCATCATCAGCATCCCACTACAGGACATTATGCCTTACCCATCACCATCAGTCCCTCGCACGTTGCAAATAAAAATGAGGAGGCCTTGGCCTCTCGTTGGTTGGCTCATTATTCCATTTCCCGACGTCGACGCGGATACACGTGATGAAGTCCGGCGTGCATGCGACCGCGACGTTTGTCGTCGTTCACGCCCCTTGCTAGCTACCTCGATCTTGCCCAGTTGTCCTCGCCCGCAAGACGACGTGCGCCGTACCTTCCTTAGTCCAACGACGATGTCCGTGTGATGCATGCTATCACTCTAGCAGTACTGTAGATGTGTGTGTACTCCGATCCATCATATCTCGATCGATCTCACTCACCGCTACCTGCAGCCTCGTGCCGAGATTTGATAGTTTGAGACCTCTGCATCGGCATGCATGTGGTTGTATATGAGTAGCATGTGCATGGTGCAGTGGGCAGTGCTTTTATGATTAATGGAATCATGTTTCATCATGTATTGTTGGATTGGAGGAtagatcattttgatttttccagGTTTATGGATCGTTGCATGGTTGGATCCTTGTTAATTATGGTATGTTTGATAACCTCCTCCTGCTTCTATTTAGGATTTTATATAGGGAGTGGTTTTTTCAAGGATGTGGTTCTGCTGCTGAAAGCTGGAAATCGATT
This window encodes:
- the LOC101772974 gene encoding embryo-specific protein ATS3A; protein product: MASRCRRSQSPALLALAVLSCLQLALPAASQLSPTTTRPLPRPTATTTTTTPLEAGSGEVAGSGDIGGVAGRACTYTVQIKTSCSSPRRSPDAVSLAFGDTYRNEVYAARVTPARGFERCAKDTFRVTGPCGYGVCYLYLRRTGGVGWTPEWVRVYEPTSSTPSTFYYGDPLSNGVWYGTNRCLRRGAGGGASSEPVVAAAQALRL
- the LOC101773384 gene encoding DCC family protein At1g52590, chloroplastic isoform X2, whose protein sequence is MATAAQCSSWYYASPTLPLHRRHGLLPRRQPPQAAARGGRWPRLQVAAAAAGARAEDSMKVATDAEFFQPSDTRPIMLFDGVCNLCNGGVRFVREHDHNRSIRYVPLQSESGRKLLQRSGRSPDDISSVVLVEKDRSYIKSEAVLRIMEYLNLPFPQLAIFLKFVPLFLRDFAYDNVANNRYIVFGRSKTEACEIL
- the LOC101773384 gene encoding uncharacterized protein LOC101773384 isoform X3, with protein sequence MPSVLGLSAGAVMETLSTLTWLHWNKGGCRISVKVRNMSGCFQESDEEMQVCNWYTMEPEAAYLSVIAIPPDGALAVDLTIPIHRQVVDAEEGTLKRNLVQQERPSCRDDHDRRALVAANRLPCRQERLFDSEEDGGESEMQEATRLQQKQAIQFNQWCSCCYLCIISLAIPMRMEVEDVVDLFLA
- the LOC101773384 gene encoding uncharacterized protein LOC101773384 isoform X1: MPSVLGLSAGAVMETLSTLTWLHWNKGGCRISVKVRNMSGCFQESDEEMQVCNWYTMEPEAAYLSVIAIPPDGALAVDLTIPIHRQVVDAEEGQEVGRFSCPNVVWCHNVAIQLQITSSAGTLKRNLVQQERPSCRDDHDRRALVAANRLPCRQERLFDSEEDGGESEMQEATRLQQKQAIQFNQWCSCCYLCIISLAIPMRMEVEDVVDLFLA
- the LOC101775291 gene encoding uncharacterized protein At2g34160; this encodes MVVEEITEGVKNLSVAGDAAASGAGNGGEGQKRGGSGGSSNRIQVSNTKKPLFFYVNLAKRYMQQHGDVELSALGMAIATVVTVAEILKNNGFAIEKKIRTSTVEINDESRGRPFQKAKIEIVLGKSDKFDELMAAAAEERGEVKDGEEQQA